A region from the Variovorax paradoxus genome encodes:
- a CDS encoding Bug family tripartite tricarboxylate transporter substrate binding protein codes for MTQSFQRRDILRLAAAGAAVLCSGAGAQGGNWPTRPVNMVVPFPAGGGTDAFARPLSAQFAKITGQTLVIDNRGGAGGTVGASIASKAQADGYTLFMGAVHHAIAPSIYPKLDYDLEKDFVPLMLLANVPQVVVVNPRRVTANTLQELVAAAKRNPGKLNYGSAGAGTSHHLAGELFKLQTGTFITHIPYRGAGPALSDLIAGNVDLMFDGLGSSAQHIKGGRIKALMVAGSKRNPAFPDVPCAAEVGLPDYTVTTWYGLWAPKGTPADVQARIVDDMKKALATDELKAIWAQNGSEIPSLTMASYGGFVSSEIKRWAAVVKASGAKLE; via the coding sequence ATGACTCAGAGTTTTCAGCGACGCGACATACTGCGCCTGGCCGCAGCCGGTGCAGCCGTTCTGTGCAGCGGCGCAGGTGCGCAGGGGGGTAACTGGCCGACGCGGCCGGTCAACATGGTCGTGCCGTTTCCGGCCGGCGGCGGCACCGACGCCTTCGCGCGACCGCTCTCGGCCCAGTTCGCCAAGATCACCGGCCAGACGCTGGTCATCGACAACCGCGGCGGCGCCGGCGGCACCGTGGGCGCCAGCATTGCATCGAAGGCCCAGGCCGACGGCTACACGCTCTTCATGGGCGCGGTGCACCACGCCATTGCGCCATCGATCTATCCCAAGCTCGACTACGACCTCGAGAAAGACTTCGTGCCGCTGATGCTGCTGGCCAACGTGCCGCAGGTGGTGGTGGTCAATCCGCGCCGCGTCACGGCCAATACGCTGCAGGAACTCGTGGCCGCCGCCAAGCGCAATCCCGGCAAGCTCAACTACGGCTCGGCCGGCGCGGGCACCTCGCACCACCTGGCGGGCGAACTGTTCAAGCTGCAGACCGGTACTTTCATCACGCACATCCCGTACCGCGGCGCGGGGCCGGCGCTGTCCGACCTGATTGCCGGCAACGTCGACCTGATGTTCGACGGCCTCGGCTCTTCCGCCCAGCACATCAAGGGCGGGCGCATCAAGGCGCTGATGGTGGCCGGCAGCAAGCGCAACCCGGCGTTCCCCGACGTGCCCTGCGCGGCCGAGGTCGGCCTGCCCGACTACACGGTCACCACCTGGTACGGCCTGTGGGCGCCCAAGGGCACGCCGGCCGACGTGCAGGCGCGCATCGTCGACGACATGAAGAAGGCCCTTGCGACCGACGAGCTCAAGGCCATCTGGGCCCAGAACGGCTCCGAAATCCCGAGCCTCACCATGGCTTCGTACGGCGGCTTCGTGAGCTCCGAGATCAAGCGCTGGGCCGCGGTGGTGAAGGCCTCGGGCGCCAAGCTGGAGTAG